The Methanoculleus horonobensis genomic interval ATTACAGGGGCGGCGATGGTGTACATCTCGTGTTTCCTGCAAGGCCTGCCCTTCGACCCGGCTGCCGCGGCAATACTGATGCTTATCGTATTCGCCGTCTACAACCTCAACCGCAAGACCGACGAAGACGAAGATCTCATAAATCACACGGAGCGGTACGCATTCACGAAGAAATACGAATCCATCCTGTTTCGCTCTGCGATCGGCGCCTACATCGTCGCCATCTGCCATTCCGCTCTCCAGGGGGTCGACAGCTTGCTGGTAACAGCTGCTCCCCTGATCGCCGGGATCGTCTACAGTGTACCGCTTTTCCCTGCCTGGTTTGGGTTCCGGCGATTAAAAGAGGTCCCGGTCATGAAGAGTCTTATCGTGGCGTTCTCCTGGACCATTCCCACGGTCCTCCTGCCGGTCTGCCATGCCGGCCTTTCCGCGAACGCCGCCACCGGCATCGTCGGGGTCTTCTTTTTTTCCCAGGTATTCACTAATACGGTTGTCTTCGATCTGCGTGATGTGGAGGGGGACGCCGCATCGGGGGTCAGGACGATCCCGACGGTTCTCGGCATCGGGAAGACGCTTCTTCTCCTCACGGGGATGAACCTGACTGTCGGAGCCGCACTGGTGGTCGCCGGTGGAGCCCTGTCGGGTCTCGGTGTAGCGTTGCTGCTGGCTGCAGGCATGGTCTACGCCCAGGGCTACCTCCTGTGCTTCCGGCGGTTCGGGAAAGAGAAACTCTTCTTCGAACTGTTTACCGATGGAGAGTTCATCCTGCTGGCCGTCATCCTCTACCTGCTCATCATCGCAGTACCCTATCTCCCGACATGAGCAGCCCCGAAGATTCAGTGAAGGGGTGAAGATTCATCGACACAATAAATGTCTGGCTGCCGGAGAGCATCTTAGAGTACGACATGAGATCATCCGGCGACAGCGATCTGCTGAAGAGTAACCCCGATGCTCAATCCCCCGATGCCGAACGAGGGCTGCATACGTTGCACGATCCAGAGACGGGAGGTCTCCAACTGCAGACAGGGGGGAAACCGCAACGGTGGGGATGCACTTCATGCATGTATTACGATCCCGGGTGCGCCTACTGCACCTACATCCAGGCTCCCGTGGACGTACTGTTCGTCTGTCCGCAGGTTCTCGACAGGCGCAAGAGGCCCCCCGGGCCTGCACGGTAAGGCTACGCCGCTCATCCAGCAAGCATCTCCGGAGGCCGTCCCGGCAGAATCCATGCGGCCTTGCACCCTTTTCGCCGCAACACCACAAGGGCGGCATTCACCAGCGTGACGGTGATTGGAAGGAAGAGGGACCGGTGATCCCCAACGCTTTTCTGGTTGCCCGCCATGGCATGTCCTGACCGCCATGCCGGGTGCAGACTACATCTACCCGAACGTCACGGAGGTGAGCCAGCGGGGCGGGCTCCTCGAGCGCTGGCGCCTCGCCGAGCCGCTCGGGTGCGCGTACATCGAGGTCCCCGCCGACTTCATCAAGAACAAGACGGAGGTGGAACGGACGGGGCAGGAGATCGGATCGATGCTTAATCG includes:
- a CDS encoding UbiA family prenyltransferase; translation: MVYISCFLQGLPFDPAAAAILMLIVFAVYNLNRKTDEDEDLINHTERYAFTKKYESILFRSAIGAYIVAICHSALQGVDSLLVTAAPLIAGIVYSVPLFPAWFGFRRLKEVPVMKSLIVAFSWTIPTVLLPVCHAGLSANAATGIVGVFFFSQVFTNTVVFDLRDVEGDAASGVRTIPTVLGIGKTLLLLTGMNLTVGAALVVAGGALSGLGVALLLAAGMVYAQGYLLCFRRFGKEKLFFELFTDGEFILLAVILYLLIIAVPYLPT